The Pseudomonas multiresinivorans DNA window GAACGGGTCACTGTGGGCGGCCCTTGTCCTTGTTCAGCAATTCCAGCAGGCGCTGGGCGAATTCCGGCTGCGCTGGTTCCGATTCGGCGGCATGCACCGGCTGGCGCATGACGTGCAGCGGGGTGATGCGGCCGGGCGTAAGGCCCAGCAGCACCTGCTCCTCGCCCACCTGCACCAGCACCAGCCGATCACGCGGGCCGAGGGACTGGCTGGAAATCAGGCGGATCGCCTGGTTGCCGCGCGGCACCACCTGCTGCACACGGCGCACCAGCCAGGCGAGCAGGAAGATCAGGCCGACCACCAGCACCAGGCCCAGCAGTAACTGCATCAGCTGCGCGCCGGCACTGCCGGTGATCAGGCTTGGCGTGGAGCTGGCATGGACGATGGCCGGGTTGGATGCCGGAACCTTGGCGGTCTCGTCGGCCATCGCCAGGAGGGACAGCCCCGCCAGCGGCAGGACGGACAGTTTCGCGAGCAGGCGGGCCATGTCAGCGCAGCTTCTTGATGCGTTCGCTGGGGCTGATCACGTCGGTGAGGCGGATGCCGAATTTCTCGTTCACCACCACCACTTCGCCGTGAGCGATCAGGGTGCCGTTGACCAGCACGTCCAGCGGCTCGCCGGCCAGGCGATCGAGCTCGATCACCGAGCCCTGGTTGAGCTGCAGCAGGTTGCGGATGTTGATGTCGGTATGCCCGACCTCCATGGAAATGGTCACCGGAATATCCAGGATCACATCCAGGTTGGGGCCTTCCAGCC harbors:
- the fliN gene encoding flagellar motor switch protein FliN, with amino-acid sequence MSDEENVTPEEQALADEWAAALSESGDANQDDIDAMMAGAAAPAVPAAPRAPMEEFGMAPKTPMIAGLEGPNLDVILDIPVTISMEVGHTDINIRNLLQLNQGSVIELDRLAGEPLDVLVNGTLIAHGEVVVVNEKFGIRLTDVISPSERIKKLR
- the fliO gene encoding flagellar biosynthetic protein FliO, translated to MARLLAKLSVLPLAGLSLLAMADETAKVPASNPAIVHASSTPSLITGSAGAQLMQLLLGLVLVVGLIFLLAWLVRRVQQVVPRGNQAIRLISSQSLGPRDRLVLVQVGEEQVLLGLTPGRITPLHVMRQPVHAAESEPAQPEFAQRLLELLNKDKGRPQ